The stretch of DNA GGTGCTTTTGCTGCTGGGATTGTTCGGTTCGCTGTTTTCCAAGAAAGGGGGCTGGCTGTTTTTCCTGTTCCTTGCCCTGGGCGTTGTCCTGGGCCGCTTCAATCGCAGGCGTTTTGTGCACTTCGGGTTGGTTGTCAGCCTGGTTTTCGTGGTCTTTTCCTGGGTGAACTACCTACTGCCGGGAAAGATGTTTGCATTATACCAATATCTTTTTTCCGGCATCAATCGCCTGTATGAACCCATGTGTCAATCCGACCTCACTTTCGGGCTGTTTCCTTTTGGCCTGGTGATCTTTAAGAGCTTTTTTGCCACCATCGGCTGGATGGTTTTTGAGATCGGCAGCCTATGGTACGTTGTGTTTTTTTTGTTTTGCGCCGCCGCTGCCTGGGGATGGTTCCGGGACCGGCGCGAAAACCATAAGCTTGATGAATTCATTTTCATTGCCCTGGTGATCGGGGGGCAATTTGCGGCCACATGGCAGTACTACGGCGAGAGGGGCGTGCTGGCGCAGGGACGTTACTTTTTCCCCCTGTCCATTTTGTTTTTTTACATCTTGGTAACCGGTCTGCGCGCGCTTGATAGGCGGGCCTTTCAGAAGAGGGAAATCTTTTTCAAGGCGTTCATGGTCTTCAACATCCTGGCGAATCTCTATCTCATTTTGGGCCAGGTGATTCCCCTGTTCTATCTGTCTTTTTCCTCTCCTTACCAGGGGTTGTGATGAAAACCGGGTATCACCCGCATTTATAATGCCAAAAATCAAAGTGGAGGTTGTTTTGAAGCGTGTGCGCGATCTGATGGCCAGGTTGGGCAACAAATGGCTCTATGGGGTCTTATTGGCATTGTTTGCGGGTTTGCTGTTTTTCCCCAAGTACTATGATGTGCTGGATACCGGTTTTTATATGAACCAGGTCCCCTCGCCGATCATGACGCCTGACAAAACAATTGTACAGGAATTCAGCGTCAACGGTCCGTTGAGCCGCCTGGATATCCGCTTTGGCACTTACGACAACACCCCGCGGGGCACCCTGCGCTTGCGCATCCGCAAATCAACATCGATTGTGTTCGAAAAGGAAATCCCCGGCAATCGCATTCGCAACAACTGGATGACTTCTTTTCCGGTTTCACCTCGGCTGCCGGCAGGGAACTACCGCTTGATTCTTCAGTTTCTCCCGGCAGACGAAAAAGACAAGCTTAGTGTCTGGATAACCCACAATGATCGCTATTCAAGGGGAAGACTGTTTATCAACCAATCTCTTCAATCAGGCGACCTGGCATTTCGCGCTTATTACCGTTCGCGGCTGTTGGCAGGTCTGCGTACGTTTCTGCAGCGGTTTCATGTTCTACCGGGCTATGCTATAGTGCTGTTACTTGTGTTATGGTTTTTTTTCGGCATTCTGGCTCTGTACGGGGTGTGCAAGAGATGATGGAAACAAGGACTGTTGGCTACGGGAATGTTTTTACCCTACCATTTGTATTGATTCGATATGCATAAGTATTACCTGAAAAAAACCGGCATTTTTTCTATCCTTTTTCTTGCGGACGCCTTGTTTTTGTATTTTTTGCTGCTTTGTTCCTGGATTGTTCGCGACGGGCTGCTTCGGATCGGGATCCTGGAGTCGACCGGCACGATTCCGTTTCACTATTTCAATCAGCACTACCTGCCGTTGGTCGGTTTCAGCCTGTTTGTTTTCCTGACCCAATCCTTGTATTTCTCACGCTCCAGTTTTTTTGACGAGTACAAAAAGATCATCAAGTCAGCGTTGATTCTGATCCTCTTTTGGGGGTTTTTTGTTTTTGCTTTGAAATTGAGTGACGTTTATTCGCGAGTGCTTTCGTTCTTGTTTTTCGTGCTGATTATGTTTGTGTTTCCGTTATACCGCAAACACTTGAAAGCATTGCTGTACAGATTGCGGATTTGGCAGAAGGAAGTGCTGATCATTGGTGATTGTTATCCCCAAAATCTGAAAGTCATTCTGGGTGATCCAATCCTGGGTTACCGGGCTCAGTTTCATGAGGCAAAGAATTTAAATGAAGTCAAGAAAATTCTCGAGCAATATTCGCCAGGCCTATCCGCTGATTTGCTGTTTTCGTTCGAGAAGATCCGGATTCGTGATCTTGAGGGAATAGTTAAAAAGATAGAGTTCAATTTTGAGACCATCAAGATTTTCGGTGGTTTTTCGCAGCTCATGAGGTACATTCTGCTTGTTGAATCCAACTTGCCCTTTAATTTCTTTGTGGTCAAACGCAATCTCTTGAAGCCGTACAATCGTGTTATTAAAAGGGTTTTTGACTTTTTTGTAAGTTTGGCGCTCGGGGTATTGTTTTTGCCATTGTTTGTTTTGGTGGTTCTGGCCTTATTGGTTTTCAACCGCGGGAAAGTTTTTTATGTCCAGGAACGTGTGGGGTATCGTGGCCGGAAATTCAAGATGTTGAAGTTCAGGAGCATGTACGATGATTCCGCTGAAATTTTGGAACAATTCCTGAAAGCCAACCCGCTGAAGCAAGCAGAATGGGATCGTTACCGCAAGTTCAAAAAAGGTGACCCCCGGGTCACACCATTCGGCAGAATTCTGCGAAAATTTAGTTTTGACGAGCTGCCTCAGATTCTCAATATTCTCAAGGGGGAGATGTCGGTGTGTGGCCCCCGCCCATACCTTAAAGACGAGATCATCAACAATGGGACCGAGATGGAAATTCTGGCTTATGCCAAACCCGGTTTGACCGGCTTGTGGCAGATCCTGGGTCGTAATGAAGTTGATTTTGAGCATCGCATTCTAATCGATGAGTATTATATCCGCAATTGGGATTTCTGGTTGGATCTGTTTATCTTGACCCGCACCCCCTTCTCCATGATGAAGGGATACTGATTCCAGTATGGTTGTTTGTGCACAGCGGTCTTTTGTGGCGGACCCGGCTCAAAGATTTGTTTTAAAGAAAATGAAGCTCGTGGTTATCGTGGTCAACTGGAACGGGGGAGAGAAGTTGACCCGATGCCTTGATTCCCTTCAGGCGGGATTGCGGGGTTTGGATTTTGCCTGTGTCGTGGTGGATAATGCCTCCACTGACGGCAGCGATGCGCAGATTGAAACCCGTTATCCCTGGGTCCGCCTGCTAAGAAGCGCCGTCAATGCCGGGTACGGTGTCGGCAACAACAAGGCCCTGGCTTATATGCACGAAAACAACTGGAATGGAGATTACGTCTTTTTTCTCAACAACGATACCGAACTGGAAGAGTCGGGATTCTCAAGCCTGGTTGAATTTATGGATCTCCACCCGGATGTAGCCGCCCTGACGCCGGTGCTGGTCGAGAGCGATGGCAGCTTTCAGATCGGTGTGGGGGGGCGGAAATTCACCTGGTTCCAGATTTTTGCGCACTTCTTTTTTCTCAACCGCCTGCCCTTTCTGGGGCATTTGGGGATCAACCTGAACCAGGCCCGTTTTGCGCACGGCAAAAAAGTCGTGGACTTGGATTGGATTTCAGGAACCGCGATGCTGACGCGAAGCCGCATGATCGGCGATGACGCATTGTTTCCCCCGGAGTACTTCATGTACTTTGAAGACCTGGTCGTCAGTGAAAAATTAAGCCAGTGGGGGCGCTTGGTTTACCATCCCGGGTACCGAATCCGCCACCACCGCCGCCACCATGAACGCAACCTGGAGTACTATTTTCATTCGTTGCATCAATACCTGGAATCCCGGGGTTTTGGTCCAATAAAGATGCGGATCACCCGCGCGACCATTTACTTTGGACTTGGCTTGCGTCGTGTCATGTTCGGCCTCCTGGCTGCAATCAAGCCATCCCATAAGCAATCTCTGAACACCATCACCAGGCAGATGACGGCATTGCGCAACCATTGGTGCCCTTAGCCTGCTTCGCGATAATCCCTGTGAGAACTGCAGGCTGGCCCGCATTTCTCGCAACGATCTGCTGCAATGGCGGCGTCGGCCAATACCGAAATTGATTCGAAAGAAAAGCGGGCCGGGCGCATGGCGCCCGGCCTTTTTTTTATCGAGTTAGTTGGGCCCGGTACCGATGAACTCTTGCAGCCACTCTTTCTTGGCGTGGTACCAGTGCAGGGAGTTGTGCAGCTTGAGTACCCAGTGGTTCTCGTCGGGGTAGTAGATGAACCGCGAACGCACGCCGCGGTTCTGCAGGGTGTGGAAGAGCTCGATGCCGTGATTCAGCGGTACGCGCCGGTCCAGCAGGCCGTGGATCACCAGGGTGGGGGTGTTGAAATTCGCGGCTCCGAAGTGGGGGGAAGATGTCTTGAAATGGGTGGCCTTCTTTTGCCAGAACGCGCCGAAACGCCGCTTCTCCGCGCCGTAATCGGCCGCGTATTGGGTGTACCAGTTGTACACCGCCGCGTGGGCCACCAAGGTCTTGAAAGGATGGTCCCGGCCCAGCAGTACGGAGGCCAGGTAGCCGCCGAAAGAGCCGCCGCCCGCGGCCATGCGCTCCGCGTCGATCCATTCTTTTTCCTGGAAGTACTCTGACGCTTTGATGGTGTCCTGGTAGGGCAGTTGCGACTGGTCGGGGTTGATGGAATCGGCGAATGCCTGGCCGAATCCGGAAGAGCCGTGGAAGTTGTGCCAGGCCGTGACATAACCCCAGCCGGAAAAGACCTGGGCGTTCCAGCGCCAGTGGAAACTGTCATATATGCCGTTGTGCGGACCGCCGTGGAGTAACAGGTAAAGGGGCCACTTTTTCGCGGGATCAAACCCGGGCGGGTAGATTACCCACATCTGGATCTCTTGATTGTTTGCGCCTTTGTACGTGACGCTCTCGTACCGTCCCCAATCGACGGTTTTCAGCACCTCGTCGTTGAAACCGGACAGCTTGAGCGGCGTGCCCTTGCGCGTGTCGATGCGCACCAGGGTGGGGGGTTCGGAAAACCCCTGGCGCAGGGCAATCAGTACGCGCCCTTTTGCATCCAGAGCCAATGAATCGAAAGAATGTTCCCGTGTGAGCGGCGTGGATTCTCCGTTCGGCAGGTCAACGCGGTAGACGCGATGGTGGCCCGCGTCGTCAATCGAAGCATAGGCCCGCTTGCCGTCGGGCGACCAGGCCAGGGTACCCACGGAGCGGTCCCAGTTGTTGGTGACCATTTTGTTGACGCCCGTTTCGCGGTCGTGCAATACCAGGCGGAGTGTGTCGCCGTAAAATCCGCGCACAAGTTGGCGCCGGAAGGCGAGCCACTTGCCGTCCGGGCTGTATTGGGGGCCGGTGTCTGAGGCCGGGTTGTCGGTAGTGATGTTTGTGGCGTCACCGCCCTTCGCCGGCACGGCAAAGATGTCGTAGTTGGATTCCACGCCGGTTGTGTCGATGTCGGCGGCGAAGGCGATCTCTTCGCCGTCCGGGGAGATGTCGTAGGATCCCTTTCCAGGGCCCGAACGGGAGAGCTGGTATCCCGTTTCCAGGGTCACGGGCGCGGGGTCGCCGCCTTCCAGGGCGATGGTGTAGATGTGGGCCTGGCGGTCGTCCAGCCAGTGATCCCAGTAAGAGATGGGCACCGTGTCCCAGGTTTTGGCCGATACCTTTGACTCCTTGTGCTCCTTGATGCGTTCGGCCATGGCATCCCAGTTGTCCAGGTCCGTCCACACGCGGCTGATAAAGGCCAGGCGCCGTGAATCGGGAAACCAGCGGGCCGCGAACGCGCCGGTGGGAAGATTGGTCAGGCGCCGGGCTTCGCCCCCGGACGTGGATATCACGTAGACCTGGGTGGCCTCGTCATCGCCCCGTTTGGATTCAAAGGCGATCCATTTGCCATCGGGACTCCATGTGGGAGAACTGTCGCTTGCCGCGTGCGTGGTCAGGGGCGTGGCTTTTCCCGGCGTGGTGGGCACCAGCCACAGGTCGGTGGACGCTTCGCCGTTTTTCGCATCATAAGTGGTAACCGGCACCACCGCCCGTTTGCCGTCCGGGGAGATGTCCGGGGCGCCCAGGCGCTGGATTTTCCACAGCGTTTCCGCGGTCAGGGGCTGTTTGTCCGCCTTTACCTCCGCCTGCAGACCCCATGCCAGCGACACAAACAACAACACCGCCACCATGATCACCACCATCCGCTTCGCCGTCATATCGCCTCCTCTTTCCGAAAGGCCCGCATGGAACCTCCCGCCCCTTTATCATACCCGACCCCCGCCTGGAAATTCAACTGTCCTGGGTGCCATTGAGTCGGTTCGTATTGGTAAGAGAAAGGGTATAGAGACGGGTTGCGTCTTTGTCGGTGGTTTCCAGGTAGGAGCAGGCTATGTCGGCAAAGTCGTAGAGGGAGCCGGATCCAACCGGGAGAGGTAGAGGGTCGATTTATTGTTTCCAGATCAGGTAGTAACCCACGGCAAAAAGTAAAGAAACGATGTTGCCGATGAAGAAGTAATCCGCCGTAATTTCCCGGGCGTCCTTGGTGAACCGGGAGCCCACTTTCAGCGCGGCGAATGCGATAACGCCTTGGGGTATCGCCATGACGAGGCACAGGAAAACAAACAGCCGCTCCAGTATGCCCTTGAGGCATTGCCGGTCCGGAGTCCAAGTGAGATTGCCCTGCAGTATGTAAATTATTAGTCTAAAAACCAGGTATGCCGCCGTTTCGCCGATCCAGAAGACAACCAGGAAGGACAATAGAGGGGTCATGACGATGCCTCGTCCGCAACAGACAGAATCAATTCACGAATCGCCAGGTACTCGTTGACCATCAGACTTTTTTCGCGGCGATGGGCGGAAGATTCGTCTTTTCTCAGGTGTTCGGCGACTTTGCGGTAATCCCTGTACTTCAGGAAGGCGGTCACCTCTTTCAGATCCTTTTTTTTCCAGCGGGCGCTCAATCCTTGATACACGAGGAACAGGCGGTTCAATCGAGCTTCAGTAACCTTATCCGGGGAAACGATGCGGATGCGTGCGTGCTTGAATATATTGTCTGGTTTTTGCCATGAACGGTGCTTTAAGGACGTCAATGTTTCCCTGGCTTTGGTCAGCCCATTTCCCAGCATGCCGTGGGCGGAATCGGTGTTGACCGGGGTATCTACCGCCCCGACTAAAATTACGTGCCGGAGTTTGAAAGGTTTCCCAGCTGTAACAATCTTTTCCTCCATTGAAATGAGTATCCTGATTGCCGAATGTAGCGAATGGGCTACCCCCTGGTATTCGTCACCCATGGTTATGGTCAACGGGGATAACAAATGTTCCCCTTCATCAGTGTTTACCGAGGACACCAACTGCTTGAAGTTTTTGATTAATTCGGATCCTTTACTTCTTCTGCTGTCAATAATATCAGCCATAAGGATATGACGGTCTGTCTTCATGGGTTGTCCTTAATATGATTATTGCATAAAAAGTGCAAAATGTCAGTAATTGTAAAAATATTGCAATTATTTAAATATTGCAGAAATAATGCAATAGACGAGGTTTTGCGAAATTCATGCAAAAAGCTGTTTGTTGCAGAAATTGATGTTCATAAATCTCGCCCATCGTCGTTGACTTCGCTTCTGGCTGGTGCTATAGAATCGGGGGACGGGGTCTGTAGACCCGGTCTCCTGCGGAGGGAAACATGAAAAGAACCGTGATTGCCGTCGCGCTCATCTGCCTGCTGGCGGGGTTGGCGCCCAAACCCGTTCAGGCGGAAACGGATGCCCAGTTGTTTGCCAGCCTTGGTCTCATGACCGATGATTCTTTTAAATTCAAGGATTTCCTGTGGCATTTGGGTCTCAACCTGGACTTCACCCTGAACGATTTCCTGATGCTCAGCCCTGAGATCAACCTGGTGACCCGCAATTTCAAGTTCAAAACCTTCCTGCTGGAACCGGCCGTGCTGCTCAACCTCAAGTTGGGCGACAGCTTCTTTTTTGGCGCCGGGGTTTCCAAGTTCATGGTGATTTCCGAAGGTGATTACTTCGGGTCCACCGACGTGGCGCTGAAGGCAAATATCGGATTTTTTGACGAACACTTCAAGATCCGCATCTACGTGATCACGCCTTTTGATGACCTGTTCAAAAACAGCTTGATCGGCCTGCAGGCGGGACTGAGTTTCTGAGACCTCCCGCACCACATTACATCTGGGCTTGATAATCACCTGAAGGTGGGCCTGAGGTGCCCTGAGAGAGGTTTTTAGGCATAATACCGGTGGAACGGTTTTCCAGTCGAGGTGTCGGATGCAGATTCCCGAACCGGGGCCGCGGGTGGCCCGGCACAACAGCGCGTTGCTGCG from Candidatus Aminicenantes bacterium encodes:
- a CDS encoding glycosyltransferase, with translation MVVCAQRSFVADPAQRFVLKKMKLVVIVVNWNGGEKLTRCLDSLQAGLRGLDFACVVVDNASTDGSDAQIETRYPWVRLLRSAVNAGYGVGNNKALAYMHENNWNGDYVFFLNNDTELEESGFSSLVEFMDLHPDVAALTPVLVESDGSFQIGVGGRKFTWFQIFAHFFFLNRLPFLGHLGINLNQARFAHGKKVVDLDWISGTAMLTRSRMIGDDALFPPEYFMYFEDLVVSEKLSQWGRLVYHPGYRIRHHRRHHERNLEYYFHSLHQYLESRGFGPIKMRITRATIYFGLGLRRVMFGLLAAIKPSHKQSLNTITRQMTALRNHWCP
- a CDS encoding S9 family peptidase, which produces MTAKRMVVIMVAVLLFVSLAWGLQAEVKADKQPLTAETLWKIQRLGAPDISPDGKRAVVPVTTYDAKNGEASTDLWLVPTTPGKATPLTTHAASDSSPTWSPDGKWIAFESKRGDDEATQVYVISTSGGEARRLTNLPTGAFAARWFPDSRRLAFISRVWTDLDNWDAMAERIKEHKESKVSAKTWDTVPISYWDHWLDDRQAHIYTIALEGGDPAPVTLETGYQLSRSGPGKGSYDISPDGEEIAFAADIDTTGVESNYDIFAVPAKGGDATNITTDNPASDTGPQYSPDGKWLAFRRQLVRGFYGDTLRLVLHDRETGVNKMVTNNWDRSVGTLAWSPDGKRAYASIDDAGHHRVYRVDLPNGESTPLTREHSFDSLALDAKGRVLIALRQGFSEPPTLVRIDTRKGTPLKLSGFNDEVLKTVDWGRYESVTYKGANNQEIQMWVIYPPGFDPAKKWPLYLLLHGGPHNGIYDSFHWRWNAQVFSGWGYVTAWHNFHGSSGFGQAFADSINPDQSQLPYQDTIKASEYFQEKEWIDAERMAAGGGSFGGYLASVLLGRDHPFKTLVAHAAVYNWYTQYAADYGAEKRRFGAFWQKKATHFKTSSPHFGAANFNTPTLVIHGLLDRRVPLNHGIELFHTLQNRGVRSRFIYYPDENHWVLKLHNSLHWYHAKKEWLQEFIGTGPN